Proteins encoded in a region of the Pseudomonas viciae genome:
- the mapR gene encoding GntR family transcriptional regulator MpaR (MapR regulates genes involved in Pseudomonas quinolone signal (PQS) production and anthranilate metabolism), whose protein sequence is MKRYEKFADDIAELIRSGMLGPGQRVPSVRYASQTYGVSPSTVFQAYYLLERRGLIRARPRSGYFVNTHAPNPFSEPAVSSHVHESTEVDVSELVFSVLDSIKDPTTVPFGSAFPSPMLFPLQRLSRSLSSATRDMDPRMVVTDMSPGNPQLRRQIALRYMVGGLMLPMEELLVTNGALEALNLCLQAVTEPGDLVAIEAPAFYASLQVLERLKLKAVEIPVHPRDGIDLDVLAQTLERHPIKACWCMTSFQNPMGATMPEERKQALVELLRRHQVPLIEDDVYAELYYGQQAPKPAKAFDTEGLVMHCGSFAKSLAPGYRIGWVAAGRYAQKIERLKLMTSLCASMPAQVAIADYLQHGGYDRHLRKLRYALEEQQSAMLAAIARYFPAQTRVSQPAGGYFLWLELPEQMDSLKLFQMALAQGISIAPGPIFSPTRRFRNCIRLNYGSPWTEVSEKAMETLGRIIRSF, encoded by the coding sequence ATGAAACGCTACGAAAAATTCGCCGACGACATCGCTGAACTGATCCGTTCCGGCATGCTGGGCCCGGGTCAGCGTGTGCCATCGGTTCGCTACGCCAGCCAGACCTACGGTGTCAGCCCGTCCACGGTGTTCCAGGCCTATTACCTGCTGGAGCGCCGCGGCCTGATCCGGGCTCGGCCACGCTCGGGCTACTTCGTCAACACCCATGCGCCGAACCCGTTTTCCGAACCGGCGGTCAGCAGCCATGTGCACGAATCCACCGAAGTCGACGTCAGCGAGCTGGTGTTTTCCGTGCTGGACTCGATCAAGGATCCGACCACCGTACCGTTCGGCTCGGCGTTCCCCAGCCCGATGCTGTTTCCACTGCAACGGTTGTCCCGCTCGCTGTCCAGCGCCACCCGGGATATGGACCCGCGCATGGTGGTCACGGACATGTCACCGGGCAACCCGCAACTGCGTCGACAGATTGCCCTGCGCTACATGGTCGGTGGGCTGATGCTGCCCATGGAGGAACTGCTGGTCACCAACGGCGCCCTGGAAGCCTTGAACCTGTGCCTGCAAGCGGTGACCGAGCCCGGAGACCTGGTGGCGATCGAAGCGCCGGCGTTCTACGCCAGCCTGCAAGTGTTGGAACGGCTCAAGCTCAAGGCCGTTGAAATCCCCGTCCATCCGCGCGACGGCATCGACCTGGACGTGTTGGCACAGACGCTGGAACGCCATCCGATCAAGGCCTGCTGGTGCATGACCAGTTTCCAGAACCCCATGGGCGCGACCATGCCCGAGGAAAGGAAACAGGCCTTGGTTGAGCTGCTGCGCCGCCATCAGGTGCCGCTGATCGAAGACGATGTCTACGCCGAACTCTATTACGGCCAGCAGGCCCCCAAACCGGCCAAGGCGTTCGACACCGAAGGGCTGGTGATGCACTGCGGTTCCTTCGCCAAGAGCCTGGCGCCAGGCTATCGCATCGGCTGGGTCGCCGCCGGGCGCTACGCACAGAAGATCGAACGGCTCAAACTCATGACGTCACTGTGTGCCTCGATGCCGGCCCAGGTCGCCATCGCCGACTACCTGCAACACGGCGGCTATGACCGTCATCTGCGCAAACTGCGTTACGCCCTGGAAGAACAGCAAAGCGCCATGCTCGCCGCCATCGCCCGCTACTTTCCAGCCCAGACCCGCGTCAGCCAGCCGGCGGGTGGTTATTTCCTGTGGCTGGAACTGCCGGAACAGATGGACTCGCTGAAACTGTTCCAGATGGCCCTGGCCCAAGGCATCAGCATCGCCCCGGGGCCGATTTTTTCACCGACCCGGCGTTTCAGGAACTGCATCCGCCTGAACTACGGCAGCCCGTGGACCGAAGTGTCGGAGAAGGCGATGGAGACGTTGGGGCGGATTATTCGATCGTTTTGA
- the ampC gene encoding class C beta-lactamase: MHIAKSILAGTFFLCCGLTPALAQDSLEDTVNAAIQPLMKQQDIAGMAVAVTYNGQRHYFNYGVASKDTKKPVTDQTLFEIGSVSKTFTATLGAYAQARGKLSLSDPASRFAPELRGSAFEGISLLNLATYTPGGLPLQFPEDADHPDRMFSYYKTWKPLYPAGTQRLYSNPSIGLFGYLAARSLGQPFDELMEHTLMPGLGLKHSYVRVPKDQQNRYAQGYAKDGEAVRVGPGAMDSEAYGVKTSSSDLIRFVEANLRPEKLDADLHQAIATTHTGFYTVGGMTQGLGWELYPYPLTLEQLLAGNSTQMAMEPNTVEPLDPPRPAPDDAWINKTGSTRGFGAYAAFVPGKNMGIVLLANKNYPNEERVKVAYRILTALDGQ; encoded by the coding sequence ATGCACATTGCCAAATCGATACTCGCAGGTACTTTCTTTCTGTGCTGTGGCCTCACGCCAGCCTTGGCCCAGGACAGCCTGGAGGACACGGTCAATGCCGCTATCCAGCCTCTGATGAAACAACAGGACATCGCTGGCATGGCCGTTGCGGTGACCTACAACGGTCAACGGCATTACTTCAATTACGGCGTGGCCTCCAAAGATACGAAAAAACCGGTGACCGACCAGACCCTCTTCGAGATCGGCTCAGTCAGCAAGACCTTCACCGCGACGCTCGGGGCCTATGCCCAGGCCCGTGGCAAACTGTCCCTGTCGGACCCGGCCAGTCGCTTCGCCCCCGAACTGCGCGGGAGCGCCTTCGAGGGCATCAGCCTGCTCAACCTCGCCACCTACACCCCCGGCGGCCTGCCTTTGCAGTTTCCCGAGGACGCGGACCATCCAGACCGGATGTTCAGTTATTACAAGACCTGGAAACCGCTCTACCCGGCCGGCACTCAGCGGCTCTATTCAAACCCGAGCATCGGATTGTTCGGCTATCTGGCAGCCCGCAGCCTGGGCCAGCCATTCGATGAGCTGATGGAACACACGCTGATGCCGGGATTGGGGCTCAAACACAGTTATGTGCGGGTGCCGAAGGATCAACAGAACCGATACGCCCAGGGCTACGCAAAGGACGGCGAAGCCGTCCGGGTCGGGCCCGGCGCGATGGATTCCGAGGCTTACGGGGTGAAAACCAGCTCATCTGATCTGATTCGTTTCGTCGAGGCCAACCTGCGGCCTGAAAAACTGGACGCCGATCTGCACCAAGCCATTGCCACGACCCACACCGGGTTCTACACCGTAGGCGGGATGACCCAGGGCCTGGGTTGGGAGCTCTACCCTTACCCTCTCACTTTGGAACAGTTACTGGCCGGCAACTCGACACAGATGGCCATGGAGCCCAACACAGTAGAACCTCTCGATCCACCACGGCCTGCGCCGGACGACGCCTGGATCAACAAGACCGGGTCGACCCGCGGTTTTGGCGCCTATGCCGCGTTCGTGCCCGGCAAGAACATGGGGATTGTGTTGCTGGCGAACAAGAACTATCCGAATGAGGAACGGGTGAAAGTGGCGTACCGGATCCTCACTGCACTGGATGGGCAATAA
- a CDS encoding MgtC/SapB family protein has translation MDAWWHEVWMTLQAEFADITDAQQMTRVTVRLLMAALLGGILGFEREHKGKAAGVRTHMLVALGAALFVLVPQMSGSQADAMSRVIQGVVAGIGFLGAGTILKSNDGDESHVKGLTTAAGLWMTAAIGVAAGLGREATAVLSTLLALAIFSVMPVIIRALEREDKP, from the coding sequence ATGGACGCCTGGTGGCATGAAGTCTGGATGACCTTGCAAGCGGAATTCGCCGACATCACCGATGCCCAACAGATGACCCGGGTCACGGTGCGCCTGCTGATGGCGGCGCTGCTGGGCGGTATCCTGGGTTTCGAACGCGAGCACAAGGGCAAGGCCGCCGGTGTGCGCACGCATATGCTGGTGGCGCTGGGGGCCGCGTTGTTCGTGCTGGTGCCGCAGATGTCCGGCTCTCAGGCCGACGCCATGAGCCGGGTCATTCAAGGCGTTGTCGCGGGCATCGGCTTTCTTGGGGCCGGCACCATCCTGAAAAGCAACGACGGCGACGAAAGCCACGTGAAGGGCCTGACCACCGCCGCCGGCCTGTGGATGACCGCCGCCATCGGCGTCGCCGCCGGGCTGGGCCGAGAGGCGACGGCCGTGCTGAGCACCTTGCTGGCGTTGGCGATCTTCAGTGTGATGCCGGTGATCATCCGGGCGCTGGAGAGGGAGGACAAGCCGTGA
- a CDS encoding DUF3203 family protein, with protein sequence MLEKIDEDKTCHFTTDNGTEQLRPASELIIVTDSDKAMSAVDVNGERVYITETEADALTVAGAVDGRKHLKATDSDSVI encoded by the coding sequence ATGCTTGAGAAAATCGACGAAGACAAGACCTGCCATTTCACAACCGACAACGGGACGGAACAACTGCGCCCTGCCAGCGAGCTGATCATCGTGACTGATTCGGACAAAGCCATGTCAGCCGTGGATGTCAACGGCGAGCGGGTCTATATCACCGAGACCGAAGCCGACGCCTTGACCGTAGCCGGGGCAGTTGATGGACGCAAACACCTCAAGGCCACTGACAGCGATTCGGTGATCTGA
- a CDS encoding Dyp-type peroxidase: MSYYQPGILATPVPPQARHLFFALESVEALPAAIDRLLLLVDGRAVIGFGESLVQALGAQIEGLRAFPALAGVGVDNPSTQHALWCWLHGEDRGELLHRSRAIEAALAPALRLVQMNETFRHMTGHDLTGYEDGTENPHDEAAVAAALAQGVDGVRGGSFAAIQQWQHDLDGFAAMQPHERDNIMGRRLSDNEEIDEAPESAHVKRTAQESFAPEAFVVRRSMPWIEGDRAGLMFLAFGFSLDAFEAQLRRMSGLEDGITDGLYRMSRPITGGYYWCPPLLDGRLDLRALAR; the protein is encoded by the coding sequence ATGAGCTACTACCAGCCCGGCATTCTTGCCACCCCTGTTCCGCCTCAGGCCCGTCACTTGTTTTTTGCCCTGGAATCGGTCGAGGCGCTGCCGGCTGCGATAGACAGGCTCCTGTTGCTGGTCGATGGTCGTGCAGTGATTGGCTTCGGTGAGTCGCTGGTCCAGGCGCTGGGTGCCCAGATCGAAGGCCTGCGGGCATTTCCGGCACTGGCTGGTGTCGGCGTGGACAACCCTTCGACCCAGCACGCGCTGTGGTGCTGGTTGCACGGCGAGGACCGCGGCGAGCTGCTGCACCGCAGCCGCGCCATCGAGGCGGCGCTGGCCCCGGCGTTGCGCCTGGTGCAGATGAACGAAACCTTCCGCCACATGACCGGCCATGACCTGACGGGTTATGAAGATGGCACCGAAAACCCGCATGACGAAGCAGCTGTCGCCGCAGCCCTGGCCCAAGGCGTCGACGGCGTGCGTGGTGGCAGTTTTGCCGCGATCCAGCAGTGGCAACACGATTTGGACGGTTTCGCCGCCATGCAGCCTCACGAGCGCGACAACATCATGGGCCGGCGCTTGAGCGACAACGAGGAAATCGACGAAGCGCCGGAGTCGGCCCACGTCAAACGCACCGCCCAGGAAAGCTTCGCGCCGGAGGCCTTCGTCGTGCGCCGCTCCATGCCGTGGATCGAGGGCGATCGCGCCGGTCTGATGTTTCTGGCGTTTGGTTTCTCCCTCGACGCTTTTGAAGCGCAACTGCGGCGCATGAGTGGTCTGGAGGACGGCATCACCGACGGTCTGTATCGCATGAGCCGGCCGATCACCGGCGGTTACTACTGGTGCCCGCCGCTGCTGGACGGGCGCCTGGACCTGCGCGCCCTGGCCCGGTAA
- a CDS encoding SDR family oxidoreductase gives MDKVIVITGGGRGIGAATALLAAELGYRICINYQSDESAAQEVLEHVRAKGAQAIAVRADVSIEDEVIALFHRVDAELGRVTALVNNAGTVAQKSRLDEMSEFRILKILKTNVLGPILCAKHAVLRMSPRHGGQGGSIVNVSSVAARLGSPNEYVDYAASKGALDTFTIGLSKEVAGEGIRVNAVRPGYIYTDFHALSGDPDRVSKLESAIPMARGGRPDEVAEAIIWLLSDKASYATGTFVDLGGGR, from the coding sequence GTGGATAAAGTCATCGTCATTACCGGTGGCGGCCGCGGAATCGGAGCGGCCACGGCGCTGTTGGCCGCCGAACTGGGTTACCGGATCTGCATCAACTACCAGTCCGATGAAAGCGCCGCGCAGGAGGTGCTTGAGCATGTCCGGGCCAAGGGGGCGCAGGCGATTGCCGTGCGTGCCGACGTGAGCATCGAAGACGAAGTGATCGCGCTGTTCCACCGGGTGGACGCCGAACTCGGCCGCGTCACGGCGCTGGTGAACAATGCCGGCACGGTCGCCCAGAAGTCCCGGCTCGATGAAATGTCCGAGTTCCGCATTCTCAAGATCCTGAAGACCAATGTGCTGGGACCGATTCTATGTGCCAAGCACGCGGTGCTGCGCATGTCGCCCCGCCATGGCGGGCAGGGCGGTAGCATCGTCAACGTCTCGTCCGTGGCCGCCCGCCTGGGTTCCCCGAATGAGTACGTTGATTACGCGGCCTCCAAGGGCGCACTGGACACCTTCACCATTGGCCTGTCCAAGGAAGTGGCCGGCGAAGGCATTCGCGTCAACGCCGTTCGCCCGGGTTATATCTACACCGATTTCCATGCCCTCAGTGGTGATCCGGACCGGGTCAGCAAGCTGGAATCGGCGATCCCCATGGCCCGGGGCGGCCGTCCGGACGAAGTGGCCGAAGCGATTATCTGGCTGCTGTCGGACAAGGCTTCGTATGCGACCGGGACGTTTGTGGATTTGGGGGGCGGGCGCTAA
- a CDS encoding sulfite exporter TauE/SafE family protein, with product MDFGNVGLVVAGLVVGFIVGMTGVGGGSLMTPILLWFGINPATAVGTDLLYAAITKSGGVLVHARNRNIDWAITGWLTLGSVPAVGLTLWFLSSLHSSPDAMNAVIKQALGFVLFATALAILFKKRLLQFAHDRAGGHYNPTGTRLNVLTVVTGLVLGTMVALTSIGAGALGTVALFILYPFLVTKRLVGTEIAHAVPLTLVAGLGHASMGNMDWHILGYLLVGSLPGIYLGSHLSGRISDEVLRPCLAVMLAMIGFKLAF from the coding sequence ATGGATTTCGGTAATGTCGGTTTAGTCGTAGCAGGCCTGGTGGTCGGTTTCATCGTCGGGATGACCGGCGTCGGTGGCGGTTCGCTGATGACCCCCATTCTGTTGTGGTTCGGTATCAACCCTGCGACTGCGGTAGGTACGGACTTGCTGTACGCGGCCATTACCAAATCTGGCGGTGTCCTGGTTCATGCCAGGAATCGCAACATCGACTGGGCCATTACTGGCTGGCTGACCTTGGGCAGCGTGCCGGCGGTCGGCTTGACGCTGTGGTTTCTCAGCAGCCTGCACAGTTCGCCCGACGCCATGAACGCGGTGATCAAGCAAGCCCTGGGCTTTGTCTTGTTCGCCACCGCCCTGGCGATCCTGTTCAAGAAACGCCTGCTGCAATTCGCCCATGATCGCGCTGGCGGTCACTACAACCCCACTGGCACAAGACTTAACGTGCTTACGGTTGTCACCGGCCTGGTGCTGGGCACCATGGTTGCGTTGACCTCCATCGGTGCCGGGGCCCTGGGCACCGTCGCGTTGTTCATTCTCTACCCGTTCCTGGTCACCAAGCGCCTGGTGGGCACCGAAATCGCCCACGCCGTGCCACTGACGTTGGTCGCGGGCCTTGGCCACGCGAGCATGGGCAACATGGACTGGCACATCCTTGGCTACTTGCTGGTCGGTTCGTTGCCGGGGATCTACCTGGGTAGCCATTTGTCCGGGCGCATCTCTGACGAGGTACTGCGCCCGTGCCTGGCGGTGATGCTGGCGATGATCGGGTTCAAGTTGGCGTTCTGA
- the ccoG gene encoding cytochrome c oxidase accessory protein CcoG: MSDRIPVQLIQTFEPSPPKIKAKTTDKLIHTRSFTGLFRTLRISGAGVLFLLFFGTAWLNWGDRQAVLWDLSESKFHIFGATFWPQDFILLSALLIIAAFGLFAITVFAGRVWCGYTCPQSSWTWIFMWCEKITEGERNQRIKLQAAPWGLNKLLRRSAKHTLWLAISLLTGLTFVGYFTPIRPLAEELLTLQMAGVSLFWVLFFTAATYLNAGWLREAVCMHMCPYARFQSVMFDKDTLTISYDTVRGEIRGPRKREVNPANIGLGDCIDCQMCVQVCPTGIDIRDGLQMECIGCAACIDACDSIMDKMGYARGLIKYTSEHQLQGGKTHLLRPRLIGYTAVLLVMIGALALALVERSMVSLDVSKDRGLFRENSAGQIENIYSLKIINKTQQRQDYELSLVDGDGFLLQGKTQLSLAPGEIVDVPVSVAMLSERPERGSREMTFKVADSDEPDIYSVAKSRFVAPMNR, translated from the coding sequence ATGAGCGATAGAATCCCCGTCCAGTTGATACAGACCTTCGAACCCTCGCCACCAAAGATCAAGGCCAAGACCACTGATAAACTGATCCACACCCGCAGCTTCACCGGCTTGTTTCGCACCTTGCGCATAAGCGGTGCGGGGGTTCTGTTCCTGCTGTTTTTCGGCACAGCCTGGCTGAACTGGGGCGACCGCCAAGCGGTGCTCTGGGACCTTTCCGAGAGCAAATTCCACATCTTTGGCGCGACCTTCTGGCCCCAGGATTTCATCCTGTTGTCGGCCTTGTTGATCATCGCCGCCTTCGGGCTGTTCGCGATTACCGTGTTCGCCGGTCGCGTGTGGTGCGGCTACACCTGCCCACAAAGCTCCTGGACCTGGATTTTCATGTGGTGCGAGAAAATCACCGAGGGCGAGCGCAACCAGCGGATCAAGCTGCAAGCCGCGCCCTGGGGCCTGAATAAACTGCTGCGCCGCTCGGCCAAGCACACGCTGTGGCTGGCCATCAGTTTGCTTACCGGTCTGACCTTCGTCGGCTACTTCACACCGATCCGACCGCTGGCCGAAGAGCTGCTGACCCTGCAAATGGCCGGCGTCAGTTTGTTCTGGGTGCTGTTCTTTACTGCGGCCACCTACCTCAACGCCGGCTGGCTGCGTGAAGCGGTGTGCATGCACATGTGCCCCTATGCACGGTTCCAGAGCGTGATGTTCGACAAGGACACGCTGACCATTTCCTATGACACGGTCCGTGGCGAAATCCGCGGCCCGCGCAAACGCGAAGTGAACCCGGCCAATATTGGCCTGGGCGATTGCATCGACTGCCAGATGTGTGTGCAGGTCTGCCCCACCGGCATCGACATCCGTGACGGTTTGCAAATGGAATGCATCGGCTGCGCAGCGTGCATCGACGCCTGCGACTCGATCATGGACAAGATGGGGTATGCCCGCGGCCTGATCAAATACACCTCCGAACATCAGCTGCAAGGCGGCAAGACCCATCTGCTACGGCCTCGGCTGATCGGCTATACCGCCGTGTTGCTGGTGATGATCGGCGCGCTGGCCCTCGCGTTGGTGGAGCGGTCCATGGTGTCGCTGGACGTGAGCAAGGACCGAGGCCTGTTCCGCGAAAACAGCGCTGGCCAGATCGAAAACATCTACAGCCTGAAAATCATCAACAAGACCCAGCAGCGCCAGGACTATGAACTGTCCCTGGTGGACGGCGACGGCTTCCTCCTGCAAGGCAAGACGCAGCTGAGCCTGGCTCCGGGGGAAATTGTCGATGTGCCGGTGTCGGTGGCGATGCTCAGCGAACGGCCTGAACGCGGCTCTCGGGAAATGACCTTCAAGGTGGCAGACAGTGACGAGCCTGACATCTACAGCGTGGCCAAGAGCCGTTTTGTCGCGCCGATGAATCGGTGA
- a CDS encoding DUF4174 domain-containing protein gives MLIRSLTFATLLAVAGPLFAADGDPPLEAEKGKTRPLIVIAPSTVDPAWVSLKKALDEPAGKQGFAERNMVLYTILNTIGQRDGKDLDPQSTMALIRSLRLGAGAQTKVILVGKDGEKKLEHSGAIELKDVFDAVDKLPAAEKEATPPAPPPAPEPVPTKDAKGAKAGKAVKPSAAPKPLDD, from the coding sequence ATGCTCATTCGGTCGTTGACCTTCGCTACCTTGCTGGCTGTCGCCGGCCCCCTGTTCGCCGCGGATGGCGACCCACCCCTGGAGGCGGAGAAGGGCAAGACCCGGCCCCTGATCGTCATCGCCCCCAGCACTGTCGACCCCGCCTGGGTCAGCCTGAAAAAAGCCTTGGACGAGCCGGCCGGCAAGCAGGGCTTTGCCGAGCGCAACATGGTGCTCTACACCATCCTCAACACTATCGGCCAGCGTGATGGCAAAGACTTGGACCCACAAAGCACCATGGCGTTGATCCGTTCACTCAGGTTGGGCGCCGGTGCCCAGACCAAGGTCATCCTGGTGGGCAAGGACGGGGAAAAGAAGTTGGAGCATTCCGGGGCGATCGAACTGAAAGACGTCTTTGATGCCGTCGATAAACTGCCTGCGGCAGAAAAGGAGGCGACACCTCCCGCCCCACCTCCCGCACCGGAACCTGTGCCGACCAAGGATGCGAAGGGCGCCAAGGCTGGCAAGGCAGTCAAACCGTCCGCTGCGCCGAAGCCGTTGGATGATTGA